The Capsicum annuum cultivar UCD-10X-F1 chromosome 3, UCD10Xv1.1, whole genome shotgun sequence genomic sequence tggaatacttggatgcctatccgatacaaaacataactcttcagtatcttcgacgcagctttgtagttgttcaaaaaaaatttataagaggcatcacattccttgtccactacacaaaaagtggcaggaaagatgtgattctccgcatcctgcgccaccgccgctagcagaactccattatacctgctcctcaagaaggtaccatcgacggctatgccttttctcaaatgtcaaaaaccttaaatccaagaaccataggatacaaaaaagtacttgaaccttccgttttcatcaaGATGTAATGCCGTCTTActtctgggatttgtggactcaatcatgtaacggtaggcatccaGAGTTGCATACcaatgctcgagtgtccccctaaccaagtccttggcaatacccatggtcgtatatatcttccaataactgaccaggacacccaattccgtaaggagttgattggccataacccttgttgtagggcctttgccattggggaaactactcctgaaatattcaccgaggacctttgctgtggcgtgaggattttggcctgagatgtgctccgaaccacatgtgtaatgcttttcatgtttatgaatgatgaatctgtcagaacttgcgtacttcaccgctctcaaccatcacttgcagttcgaattagcaaagatactgctcgaattaatcaccttctttattttgaaatattttttcaagcaagaaataaacaaagtgttagttagttcattcttgtccttgaatgacattccaataaaaaagtcagtcccgtcgtcttgaagatttccagactgtgtcAATTGAGAAAAACTGCAGATCGTATTGGTcacatcaacgggcgtaggtgtttgatcatcatctggaatattcatgtctagatcatccaacctatcatcaaagatgtcttgttgttgttcttcttctatgttctggttctcattctctctggttttttcaaccacgtacaccctcaACACCTGcatggatgaatcactaagataagcacgcaaccaaacctgatcggttatcttgaaaggtagtaccctctgattttcaaaggagttgtgcatgtaagtGATGATGAGTTCTTCCGATTGaaaattcagtccacaataactgatgattaagtttacaaaatcatcatacgaaacatcactttggactgtcatagctatcgtctctagcatttcaccctcgttccaacgccatacatatcgattgctcttctcaatccattgaccatgacaatccacctctattgttattgatccctccattagcaGTACCAAAATAaagttatttcttaaaaaaagttaatagtgatttcataatgccgtaaatgaatcccaacagatgtgtaatcagtcgcaacaaattacttacctgttgggattcatgttacgctcctaaagctgatttcaacagatgagtcatctgttgtaacaagtgaatcatatgttgcaacagactatatatctgttgggattgatgttacagtactaaggcacctttgaagctgattccaacagatgagtgacatgttgcaacagataattaaccttcTGTGACatatgacttacctgttgcaacagacgacgaTCTGTTGGAATCGAGGTCAGGTTATATCAcaataggttactaatatgttgcaacagatatttaccgtctgttggaatcgagttaaGTTTCTGTTACAACaagttaataatctgttgcaatagatacttaccctgttgcaacagaaaacACGTCTGGttgaatcgagttcaggttctgttgcaacaggtttatgatatgttgcaacagatatttactacgttgcaccaaataactaatttgtttaaacagataaatcatctgttgcaacagatattccatctgttcaattcatgttatggcatatagaaccataaacatgaatccaacatatcagtttTCCGTTGAAACGATAtctcatctgtcgtaacagatgatttatctgtttaaacagatagctcttatgttggattcatgatcgggttctatccattattggaaaaacaacacaatagcattacccaaatgaaaaatttaactaaatatcatgatttgacttaccaaagtctcctatgaagtaatgccaaagtagaaagtgatgtacgaaacaagaTTTGACCTaataaattggtcaaatagcaacagtagcgatacaacaacaacaacaataacaatggtcaacaagaagaagatgaagatgataatgaagtagaagatgatgataatgaagcagaagatgatgaataaagcagtaacaataatgaacaacgaaaatcgctaagagagagaaaacaacaatggatgagaagagagagaaagacatctttttttccctccattttccgttttattaggtaaacatttaaatcaaaatgtaaatttaaaaacttgagagttattctcaaacttaccaaacttttttaatccataataaagtaattgtcacttcCACTCAAtcattaagacttgtgtcacctacttTTCATTTTAAAAGTCTTTTGTTACCTACAACCCAAACCCACCACGACACTACTAGTAAATTTAACATAATAGTTAGACCTCTGTTTATCAAGTTTTAAACACATTCAACTAACATGCCTAATTTTTGCTGATCCATTTGACAAATTTAAAAACGTTATTTCTAGCTGAAATGTTGGCATCACGAGCTGACTAAATAATGCTCCATTTATTTGCAGTTGAGAGAAACGAAATGCACGATTTCTTACAAAATTGTAGAGGCGACGAGAGAATGATTTGAGTTACAAGCGACCTTAATGCATTCAAGCTCCTTTTATAAAGcataaaaacaaaaccaaaagacaTTAAAGATACATTAAAGATGCCCCTACTGTTTTACCAGGAACAAACATAGCTCTGCAACGTCCCTACTAATTTACTCTTGTTTCTACTAGCTGCTTCCAAACAAGACGGCATGCATTTATCCTAGCGTTCTCCGCAACACAATACTACCACAGAGATCAACTAAAATTCAACATCTTCCACATGTATGTGCTTATTCATCTCAGTAACGGTCGAAGGAAGGTGGGCGTCTGCCCCTTCGAGGGCGATCATAAGGTCCAGCTCTATCTCTGTAGCTTCTTCCCTCATAACATGCTGCCCCTCCAGCTTCATATCTGTCACCCACATCTCTCATGCTTACATCTCTGCCGAACCCTCTTTCTTTGCCATAGCCATTCTGAGGGTAGTGGTCGGATCCCCCATGCCTGTTGCCCAAGCAATCACCACTAGGAGGGTACCTAGTCACAATGTAAGTTATTTTGGTGAGACAACTAATTTAACAAGAAATGAAGGggaggtggggggggggggggtggattAAAAAGCAGCAGCACCTCAAACAATTACTCCATTACTTTTTCGGGGAGTTGGGGGTTAAAACCTGAAAGCTAAGCTGGCTTGCTAGCAAACTTGCAGTGAAAATTGTGATACCACTGCATTTTATTGTCAGTTCCTTTAAAATATACCTGTTACTAGTGTATCGATCACAGATCCCATATCTGTTGTCATAGCGCTCCCTATCAGCATAGTTCCCTCTATCATATCGGTCATCCACGTACCTATCACGGTCACTTCCAGACATATTTCCACATGCATCACCATGCCTAGAACGAGGTGGGGGTATTAGCGGTTGAGCACCCCGGCCACCTTTTAATGGACATTCTCTGGCCCAATGGCCAGGACGACCACAGCTGAAGCAAGTGTCCTGCCTAACTGACCTATTATCCCCACCATAGCTTGCCCTGCCACCTGATAAGTAACCTCCACCATAGCCATGGTCAGGATCCTCACTTCCAATCTTTGGTTGGGCCTTGTTCACTGATATCAACCTatcaccaacctccgcaccatcCATTTCTCTTATAGCATCCTCCATTGTTCGACGGTCTGCAAATGTTAAGAACCCAAAGCCACGAGGGCGGCCTGTGTCTCTTTCCAGCATAACCTACAGGACAAAAAGCTCAGAAACTAGTGCCAGAAAACATAGATCAAACAGAAGAGCCGAGCTCTTCAAACCCCATGATAACATACAAATGTGTTTAGTCAAACTGATGTGAGCATTATATTGCCAGGATATTATCATTTACTCTTTTCACCAAATATcaaaggggagccttggagtaactggtaaagttgctgccatgtgaccaggagggtaaggggttcaagccttgaaaatagcCGCGGgaagaaatgcaaggtaaggcagCGTACAATACACCATTGTGGTGGGTCCCTTCCCTGGACCATGCGCATAGAGAGCTTTAGTTCACCGGGCTtcccctttttttttccttttcaccgAATATCTGGAGCATCAAATGGAAAAATTATATATCTGAAAGACCAGAAACGTTTTGAGCTCCTTAATTTTAATACTAGTAGAAATTGTTCAACTAAGTTTGGGATTGAGGCATAGCTAATAGATTGTGGATTAATACATGTATAATGGAAGCTGTCTCAATCAGCATAACAAGATAGCTTCCTTTCAGAATGATACTGAGAAAAAAGCTGCGCAACCAGTCAATTTGAACAGTGGAACTCAAATTCTGAGGAAAAATATTGCTCAACCCAGGCAATTTAAACAATGGGAATTCAAATCTTATTACACTGGACCATCACCAAAACACAGAAAAGAAGAGGCAGTATCACAACCTTATTACTTCCCATCCATATCCACAAAATAATAACCTATATCCTACACAAATATATCAAGGCATGATTGGACAAAGATaattgaagaaatcaaaataaccTATATCCTACACAAATATATCAAGGCATGATTGGACCAAGATaattgaagaaatcaaaatagaacgCTATTCAAAGACTGTCATCTGAGTTGATAAATAGGAACGAAACACTAAGAATGACACAACTTTCAAGGCTTTAGAATGGTTCATGTTGGGGGCCATCATAATTAGTATCAAAATATTAGTCTTgctacaaaaagaaaaaggaaggcACACTATATTATTCCTTTGCAAGGTTCTATTCTCAAGTCCCTTCATTTCCACTCATGCTTCAATTATCATTTCGTAATCTGAAGGCATTGACAAATTTCACAGTTTTTTGTTTGCACGAAAGAGAATAATTGACTTCCCAGACCCCAGGTAAATTTTGCAGATTTCTTTTGATACACGTATACGATTTACCTCATCCCTAGTGGATGAGCaagtttttcagattttttccATTGCTACAAAATCCTTAATCCTTAATAAATTATGGCCTTTTCTTGTGACCAAGAAAAGGCCATAATTAAAGAAATCCTTGTGGCTAAGGCCATAATTAAAGAAATCCTTGTGGCTTCTCCTTATGACCGAGAAATTTGTCTGGACCTCCACTGAGGACCAACGGTACCCTTCGATACTCGGAGAAAATTGGCCTGCCCTTCCAACCTACTCCATTTAAATACCCGGCTTAGTTCGCATGGTGCAGAGCGACCTGTGACCTAAGTCACCAGTCCCAGCCCTTGGGGCATCCTTATATTATGAGTTTTCATTTGTAATATTGATACCTATATTTTTGGCGAGGTAGAAATGTTGCAGATGATTTAGATCATGTATTGAGATTCCTCGAGTccttgcatatattttttttaacttaaacttCGTCATTGATCATTGATGTGTAAAAAGGTACAGATTGAGTTTAACATCCCAAACTTTTACATGATCTTTGACAGAAGAGGGGAGTCTATCGTAACCAAAAAGTTTGGCCACTTCTAATCCTATATTTAAAGGATCAATGGGGGTTGTAGATGTAGTTGGCATTGTTAATTGATGCAAAAGATTCCTTACATATAAAAGACATAAAGTCATTGATACTTTTGTAGGATCCTACAACCTTCTTGGGCCTGAAACATCAGCAAAATTATTTTGGCTTATAAAGAAATACTTTCTACAATTCATCCAAAAAGCTTAGTCTATGATGATCCCTTCCCCCTCCCACCCCACAAACAGACCAAATAGAAGGTATTATGAGTGAACAGAGTTGAGCATTCTCATTAATTCTACTGGATATAAGACTTATGCTATCAGGTAGCACCTCGGTTCTTGGTTTTGCTTGGGCAGTTTAGCATTCCAACTTCAAAAAGACTTTTTTAACTTACTTCATGATAGGGACTTCAGGTCTCAAGTCAAATTCCAATTTTGTAACTGTGCGTGCAACAATGGCACTAATGGTAGACAATTAAAATAAAGTGGATAAATCAACTGCCACACATTTTTTTTATCACATTACCAAAATGAGAATGGAGGATCTTGAAGCAACATATTTTGAGCAAGGTCTAGGAATATAGAAGTAATTAAGGATGATAATACATTTAAAACAGCAAAGGAGTCTTACTTGGGCAGCAGAATCTGCACTCCTGCAGATTTCAGTCATCTGGGCCCATTAGGTTGACTCAGATCAAATGTACCCAATGAAGTCGATACCATTAACAGCAAACATAAAACAACAAATATGAGCGCATTCTAACATCTCGAGTAATTCTTGATGATGCCAAATGATCTGATTTAAAGTTATATACTTTCCTTCACTTGCTTCAACCAACTAATGAGTTCCGAGTAAATATATGGCAGAAGTATATCTAAGCCATAGGTGATTGATCATACTCAGAAAAGCTCACATCTGCAAGATACCTTTTTGAGGAGCTCTCCGTGTTAGATTTCCCACAAACATTTAATATGCAGCTACCTTTCCCAGCATCAATTCAACTAATCTATGTTATGAACATCCACCAACTAGGGAACATTTTAGCTTCCCCCTCTTCAACTGTTGACTAGAAAGCCATCAAAGATGGTGAAGCCAACCTTCAAAATTTTAATCCAGCTTCAGCATAAAAATGCAATGCAAAGGAAATGGACAACTAATATGCCAAAGAACTAATCTAAGCAAATATATCATCGaccataaaatctgaaaattaacTTCTTCATCGTTTTCACTAGGTTGTTTGAAGAACTCATACTCTTCTGCTTCAGAAGTATGTCCTCTTCTGATGGTCCAAAGTACAAAAGACCTCAAAAAACTGAAGCGACAATCCAACATTCAAATAAGTAGAGCAAGCTATCTACATCTTATGGCTTTCCCAAAGGTCAAGAATCAAATTCCCTCTTGACCGTGGCACATGTTTAGAGAATCAGTGTGTTTCATAAGTGCCCCCCATAGCTTCAAAATTTTTGTTCACCGATTCTTCTTCAAACAAACTCAAAAAGAATGCATAGCCTACGAACAACCAAACATAAGGAAGTGAAATGGATATCCTCATAGAAAGCTAGATTTCTTAATATTTTCATAGCATCTAAAGCAGAAGCACGAAGCCGTTTATGTTTCTCCTGTGAACTTCATGCACCAGATCTTGTGCAGCTTAGAGTCCAAAGAAATTATTGATGGGACAAAATCCAAGGCGCTCAGAGATCACTAATTAGAAAATAAACAGCAAAAATCAACATAAACAGCAAAAATcaacttaaaaaaagaaaatgatactTCCATGTTCCTGCCAAAGCATTTAAATAATCATGTCTGTCATCTGGTCCCTCAAACTAGAGAATATGGCACCCAACTTCTATAAGAAGAACAGACGACATTTTCCAAAACAGATTCATATTGAAGGATGCCAAAACCCAGAGGTCCATTCTCTGAAGCTGTCTGCCAACTCAACTGAAAGAAATGTTTGAACTGGAGACTGAGGTTAGTTTATGCATTTGACGTTCATCAATTGATGGAATCTTTTCAGTAGGAAAGTTCACACCAGGACTTTCTTAATAGAGAAAGAACCCATACCCTGCTTCTAAAAGCAAAAAATGCATGGCCGCATGCCACTGATACACATAACTGAAGCACCTTACATCTAAAGTTATTTATACCTTCTCTATTCCCACATTTGATGCATCTCACAAGGTAAACAGATTTACAGGACAATAATGTAAGATGACTGTTATGCATCTAACTAAGAATGAAGAATGTCTTCAATCCAAGGCCGACATCCAGATGACGCAATGAAGTCTGGGAAGAGAAATGATTTTAATAATTCAAACATTTTATTGCAAAAGAACACAATTTATGAATCGCTGCAATCCACAACAAAGAACACACTTCCAAACAAGTTATTTCTAAAATTGAATCTGATCTCAATTCAACTACTTTCAAATGTTTCTTCAAAGGAAACCACCGTCCACTGTTAAATGGAATTAAAAATCAACTGCCTTTTTTGAATAGTCTAGCGAGTGAATTCAAAAACAAGCCGTTGAACAGATTCTCGTATCTGAAATGATGCACTCCCGCAAACTTTTCATATCCCAATGAACTAACAACTTCCTCATACTAATCCATTTAAGGCATTTCAAATCTATAAACAGCTTGATCCACAGAAAATTGAGGAAAGTTATCAGTACGTAATCAAATCggaaaaaatatagaatataacaAGATTATAGTTCTCAACATCAGgaaaatcaaaaggaaatgaagaaaaaaggaataaaacaCAAAAACAGTTTGATTCATGGTTAATCTTTAAAATGTTTCCATTGCTTAAGCAGACGTATACCTCACCAAAAAGTCAAGACATTCAAAGAAGAAGCTACAAGGAGTAACCTGCAATCTGTTGCATGACTATTATCAAATGAAGATAAAGAAGCACCAATTAGGCATCGATGGTACAGAAGTCTGTTTTATATACTGTTGTTATTTGTTAATAATATGTTGTCTCAATATAATTAAAGCCAATTAAATcatatgaagaaaatgaaatcgatgatttttttgaaatatgatgAACTTACTTATAATCAAGAAAAAATGCATCATATACTTGCTacaacaaaaattcaataaatttaaaactcattatcAAGCATGACCGCTTACAATCAtcctcaaaaaaattcaaaaaacctaagatattttttttcatataatcaaATATATGAAGGATACCTAACATCAATTACCAGTAGTAGTTTTCAAAATCAGACAACAAACTCAttggaagaagaaagagaaaatacaCGCGAAATAGATTACCTGACAATCGAGAATTTTACCGAAAGGGCTAAAGGCATCTTCGAGCTGACGTTCAGTTACGTCCCAAGATAACCCACCAACAAAAATTCGATAACCTTGCACTTCCCCTAACATCGTTTTGATACTCTAAAATAGAAAAAGCACTCACACCAAATTCTGTCGGAGATTCAGTGGAAAATAAACGCTCTCTTCTACCAAACCTCAGCTGTTCGTTTAATCTTTTACCTCCTCTTACCCTTGTGTGTTCACTTCAATTAATAAAAACGAAAATGGTCTATTACCTCATATctttaattgaaattttaattataCGTGATCATTAcctgatctattttttttatatatttattacctTAAATG encodes the following:
- the LOC107863693 gene encoding glycine-rich RNA-binding protein RZ1B isoform X1, coding for MLGEVQGYRIFVGGLSWDVTERQLEDAFSPFGKILDCQVMLERDTGRPRGFGFLTFADRRTMEDAIREMDGAEVGDRLISVNKAQPKIGSEDPDHGYGGGYLSGGRASYGGDNRSVRQDTCFSCGRPGHWARECPLKGGRGAQPLIPPPRSRHGDACGNMSGSDRDRYVDDRYDRGNYADRERYDNRYGICDRYTSNRYPPSGDCLGNRHGGSDHYPQNGYGKERGFGRDVSMRDVGDRYEAGGAACYEGRSYRDRAGPYDRPRRGRRPPSFDRY
- the LOC107863693 gene encoding glycine-rich RNA-binding protein RZ1B isoform X3, which encodes MLERDTGRPRGFGFLTFADRRTMEDAIREMDGAEVGDRLISVNKAQPKIGSEDPDHGYGGGYLSGGRASYGGDNRSVRQDTCFSCGRPGHWARECPLKGGRGAQPLIPPPRSRHGDACGNMSGSDRDRYVDDRYDRGNYADRERYDNRYGICDRYTSNRYPPSGDCLGNRHGGSDHYPQNGYGKERGFGRDVSMRDVGDRYEAGGAACYEGRSYRDRAGPYDRPRRGRRPPSFDRY
- the LOC107863693 gene encoding glycine-rich RNA-binding protein RZ1B isoform X2, which translates into the protein MTEICRSADSAAQVMLERDTGRPRGFGFLTFADRRTMEDAIREMDGAEVGDRLISVNKAQPKIGSEDPDHGYGGGYLSGGRASYGGDNRSVRQDTCFSCGRPGHWARECPLKGGRGAQPLIPPPRSRHGDACGNMSGSDRDRYVDDRYDRGNYADRERYDNRYGICDRYTSNRYPPSGDCLGNRHGGSDHYPQNGYGKERGFGRDVSMRDVGDRYEAGGAACYEGRSYRDRAGPYDRPRRGRRPPSFDRY